TGCGCGGAAGGGCGGCCGGATGACCGACGAGACGATCCGGGCCGACCGGCTGGGCGAGCTCCGGCGGAAGGATCCGACCCTCGATGCGGCCGCCGACGCGTTAGATTTGGAGCTCGTGGACGAGGGATGAACCTTCGTCCCGGTGAGACCCTGGACGATGGACGGACGTTGGCAGATTCCTCGAAGAACGCACCCTCACGCGGCCGGTCCGACCGGGCCCGCACCACGCGCGACGCCGAACTGGCGAAGCGTGCGGTCGAGGCGCGTGCAGGCGGCGGATTGGTGCAGGTGGAAGTCGATGGCCATCTGGCGCTGCGGCGCCTGGTGATCGCCCCCGAGTTGCTCGAGGGGCGCGATGCCGATTTGCTGGCCGACTTGATCATGTCGGCGATCGCCGAGGCGCAGCGCCGCGCGGACGCCCTGGCGGCGACCGACCCGGACCCGACTCCCGCGTGATGCCGTGAGCGCCCTCGAGACGCTCATCGGCGAGTTGGCGCGACTTCCCGGCATCGGCCGGAAGACCGCCCAGCGCCTCGCCTACCACCTCCTCGGCCAGCCGCGCGAGCGGATGGATGCGCTGGCCGCCGCGTTGCAGGTGGTCTCCGAGCGAGTGCACCCCTGCACCGAGTGCGGCCAGCCGACCGAGGATGGTGTCTGCCCCATCTGTCGCGATCC
The Gemmatimonadota bacterium DNA segment above includes these coding regions:
- a CDS encoding YbaB/EbfC family nucleoid-associated protein, which codes for MNLRPGETLDDGRTLADSSKNAPSRGRSDRARTTRDAELAKRAVEARAGGGLVQVEVDGHLALRRLVIAPELLEGRDADLLADLIMSAIAEAQRRADALAATDPDPTPA